The Pseudalkalibacillus hwajinpoensis DNA window AATTAAAAGTGGTTGTCAGTGACTTAACGTATGTTCGTGTCGGACAAAGATGGCACTACATCTGTGTCTTTGTCGATCTATTTAACCGCGAAATAATTGGCTACAGTGCAGGTCCACGAAAAGACGCCAGCCTTGTCTACCGTGCTTTCTCTAGCATTAAAGGAAATCTGCATGACATTGAGCTATTTCACACGGATCATGGCAATGAGTTTAAGAATAGATTGATTGATGAGGCCTTAGAAACTTTCCAAATCAAACGTTCCTTAAGCTTTAAAGGATCACCTTATGATAATGCCGTCGCTGAAGCGATGTTTAAGGTCATCAAAACTGAGTTTGTTTATCAAACCCACTTCGAAAGCCAAGCGCAGCTCAATATAGAACTTTTTGATTACGTACACTGGTACAACAACATTAGAATCCATGGTACTTTGGGCTATTTAAGTCCGATTGAATACAAGTCTATGAACCTTAAAATAGCTGTCTAGTTTAGTGTTGACATTCCAATGTTTTCTTTACCATTTAACAAATACCTTTATTTTACATTTAACTATTGTAATTATAACAAACCCAGATCTTTTTCTACCCCTGTTTAAAAAATAATTAGGGGAGAATCACTGTTTCAGATTCGCCCCCATTTCTTGAAGACTCGATTCCAAGATAATATTAAGCTTTTTATTAATCCAAATACATGCATCAAAAAAAGCCGACTAACACATTTAGTCAGCTTTCCCCTTTTACTCTGCCGTATTTGCTTTTAATGCTTTAATCGTACCGTTCTATCTAATCCTGTTTCGATGAAAACATGGCATTTTCCAGTGAAAGAGCTTTGTTATTAGAAAGTGCTACATGAATAGACATAGCTAGTAACGCAAGATCGTATTCATATCCATCCAGAAAGCCGGCCGAAAGTTTAACTGTAAAAATGGCCCCCAGCATAATAATGGCAAATAGATATGCAACGATTTTTGCTCCAATTCCTAAAATCATTACAACTCCGCCAACAAGCTCAATTGTTGCTACAATGTATGCTAAAAAGCCGGGGACTCCAATGCTGTCAAAGAATCCGGCGGTGTTTCCAATTCCTGACTGGAATTTATCCAATCCGTGAACAAAAAATATAACTCCTAATATTACTCTTAGAAATAAAGTACCCGCCTCATGTTTACTTATTTTTAGTCACTCCTTTATTAAGTTTATTTCGTAAACCTAAGCTAAATAATACATCATCTAGAATCTAATTTTCAACTATAGGAGTCTAGTATTCTTTTGTATAGGATACCTTCTAATCATCTACATTTTGAAATAAAGGATTAAAGGAGGTATTCCGGTAGAACTTCCCAAAAAACCAACGAAACCATCAGCAAAATTTAAGCCATGTAAGCTAGAATCTGGTTGTGTCTGCAATGTAGAAAGATTACCCAGAATGCTCTATTGAGCAATTGCCCCCTTTAGCTGAATAATAATATATTCAACTTTATTTTCTATTAAAATATCTCTTCTCTCGTCAACAATAACTATATTAGTCAATTAATCCTAAAAAGTTTTTTCCAAGAATATATTCCTTTTGGTTATCAGGAATATGAAGTGATTCAATCCAGCTTTTCTTTGCCGAATAGTCATAATTATTAAATTTTTTCATTCCATAAGGTCCGTCGCAACCATAAAGAACTTTACGAAATCCTAAAGATTCAACTGCCTTCTTTATAATCGATTGGTTAAGATAATCACTTGATGTGTCAACATATACATTTGGTTGATCCTTAACGTATTTCCATAGTTTTTTCCAAAACGGAAGACCTGCGTGAGCATAAATTAATTTTAGTTTAGGGTAATTTTCAGGTAAGTATTTATAGGAGTCAGCTTCTGAAGATAGATGAATAATCATAGGTATGCCTTTTGATTCGCACAAAGCCGCAATTGGATCAAGTGCTTTAATACTATATTCATGCATGAACGGATGAGCTTTCACTCCAATAAAACTAGGGTTATTAAGATAGAATTCTACTTCTTCCACTGATTCATTAGTCAGTGGGTTCACTGCTACCCAGCCTAGAAATCGTTCCGGAAATCTAGCAATTGCAGTAGCAACTATATCATTACTTGGCTTGGTGAAAATCTTGTATGAACTGCCATAAAGTTTCAAAAAGCCATCCTTTACTAGACCATCATAAATTTTAAGTCCAATTTGAGGTGCATTTAATATTAAAAACCGGAAAAAGTGTTGTAAATTATGTTGAAAAGCGCTATCCACTTCAAACATTGTTTCATTCATAGAGGCAATTAGCACTGTTTTAGTTATACATCCATACCCTCTATCATTTTTTCTAGAGTCAACATTTTTTCATCTACAT harbors:
- a CDS encoding DoxX family protein gives rise to the protein MSKHEAGTLFLRVILGVIFFVHGLDKFQSGIGNTAGFFDSIGVPGFLAYIVATIELVGGVVMILGIGAKIVAYLFAIIMLGAIFTVKLSAGFLDGYEYDLALLAMSIHVALSNNKALSLENAMFSSKQD
- a CDS encoding amidohydrolase family protein encodes the protein MFEVDSAFQHNLQHFFRFLILNAPQIGLKIYDGLVKDGFLKLYGSSYKIFTKPSNDIVATAIARFPERFLGWVAVNPLTNESVEEVEFYLNNPSFIGVKAHPFMHEYSIKALDPIAALCESKGIPMIIHLSSEADSYKYLPENYPKLKLIYAHAGLPFWKKLWKYVKDQPNVYVDTSSDYLNQSIIKKAVESLGFRKVLYGCDGPYGMKKFNNYDYSAKKSWIESLHIPDNQKEYILGKNFLGLID